The Maylandia zebra isolate NMK-2024a linkage group LG4, Mzebra_GT3a, whole genome shotgun sequence genome includes a window with the following:
- the LOC101486719 gene encoding LOW QUALITY PROTEIN: myosin-16-like (The sequence of the model RefSeq protein was modified relative to this genomic sequence to represent the inferred CDS: inserted 6 bases in 5 codons; deleted 2 bases in 1 codon; substituted 6 bases at 6 genomic stop codons): MTDDILIVIVFSNQTVKVRQDDVQQMKRPKFYQASDIADHTFLNEAXVSENLHRHYVSARVWTCTRLFCVTVNPYKWLSIYGAKLAQIYKAEQKRASGLSLRSCMFXDGSCWRCVISREHQSMLITGESGAGRTENTKVIQYFASFGASGSKASDSKGSVEDQIIQANPVLEAFGKPIRNNNSLHFAGIRFXIIRYSSTAKPAGADTETYLLEKSRLISQQAAERGSHIFYQLLSGTKPELRDLEVLILIPSPSECLWVCQGVTLVDNVDGGEELLLTDEAFGVPGFTPEEKMTVYKLTGRVMHFGNMKFKQKPREEQADVSLSSLSSKVADKVAHLMAINSGELQKGITRPRVKVGNEFVTKGQNQDQCVYSIDALAKATYDRMFKWMVTRINKTLDTEMQRQFFTGVLDDAGFEIFEFNSFEQLCIIFTNKKLQQFFNHHMEQEEYKXEGXFVDFGLDLLQRPIGILSVLEEQCAFPKATDATFTAALYENHLGKSSSFLKPEGGKKGQGPLMHYGGTVGYNITAWLDKNKDPLSETEVGLFQKSSMPLLAPLFKEKDTSGGSKKQKKGSSFQTVSKFYRLSLSVVPACFKMATIVPVPKSSTISSLNDWRPVALTPIVSKCFEKLVRDFIRSALPDSLDPLQFAYRHNRSTDDAIALTLHTGLSHLEKRDTYYILNTHIILKGLADNKKASELILNSIGLDNMEPLQGFFFHAGILAKLEDMRDERLATIITMLQAQLRGFLMRIEFKKMLTRRIALMGIQHNVRKFLQLRCWGXWKLYTKVKPLLMVRCQEETFKAKEELRVAVEKVKGLESXIKDLERKLVTLSQEKNDLALSLAAEQDTVGDAEERCTWLMHQKVQLEETVQDLNERLEEEEGNTASLHNQRRQLEGKLHKLRRDLDSLESTLAKTEKEKQTFGQITTKPGDLMQNLKVMTKCWGRIEELEEELEAERAMRAKAHGQLVSQLYLAVSSLRVYFSPKVEKQRAELSLDLVDLSDRLEEAGDLNATVKAAQKMNSEAHKVEGSVSETNTRLAEMEHTQTELSAGKIHLTGENATLHPDYLSTGSXLSLVNALHDLLQLKEQLDEELESRGEIQRLVSKLTADVTTWRSKYXDAIRRTEELEETKRKLAVHLQEAEEAAEAAQARAASLEKVKQRLQGEMEDFTIDLEKSNAAALDKKPGVFDKMAAEWSQKDEELQLELENSQMESRSYMMEIYMLETESQDHLMTVCKENKTLSEEIKELTXQLGEGGRSVHKXKKNVEVEKEELQMTLEEAEASLEVEDVPYFPSVLKNIMMLFRKV, translated from the exons ATGACGGACGACATTCTTATTGTTATCGTCTTCTCTAACCAGACGGTGAAAGTGAGGCAGGATGATGTCCAGCAGATGAAACGGCCTAAGTTCTACCAAGCCAGTGACATCGCTGATCACACGTTCCTCAACGAAG GCGTCTCGGAAAACCTTCACCGCCACTATGTCAGCGCAAGG GTCTGGACATGCACACGCCTCTTCTGTGTGACAGTCAATCCATATAAATGGCTTTCTATCTATGGAGCTAAACTGGCCCAGATATACAAGGCGGAGCAGAAACGTGCAAGTGGCCTGTCGTTACGCAGTTGTATGTTTTAAGACGGCAGTTGCTGGAGGTGTGTAATCAGT CGCGAGCACCAGTCTATGCTGATCAC TGGGGAATCTGGTGCAGGCAGGACTGAAAACACTAAGGTTATCCAGTACTTTGCCAGTTTTGGAGCGTCCGGGAGCAAAGCCTCAGACTCCAAG GGCTCAGTGGAGGACCAGATCATACAGGCCAACCCAGTGTTGGAGGCATTTGGTAAACCCATCAGGAACAACAACTCCTTGCACTTTGCAGGGATCAGATTTTAAATAATCAGATA CTCATCCACAGCTAAGCCGGCTGGCGCTGACACTGAGACCT ATCTGCTCGAAAAATCAAGACTGATTTCCCAGCAGGCTGCCGAGAGAGGATCTCACATATTCTACCAGCTCCTCTCTGGAACGAAACCAGAGCTCAGAG atttggaggtgctgatcctcattccc tctccctcggaatgct TGTGGGTGTGTCAGGGAGTCACTCTGGTGGACAACGTGGACGGCGGCGAGgagctgctgctcactgat GAGGCCTTCGGTGTCCCGGGCTTCACTCCTGAGGAGAAGATGACCGTGTACAAACTGACCGGAAGAGTAATGCACTTTGGAAACATGAAGTTCAAACAGAAACCCAGAGAGGAGCAGGCTGATGT ATCCTTGTCCTCGCTCTCCTCTAAAGTGGCTGACAAAGTTGCCCACCTCATGGCCATCAACTCCGGGGAGCTGCAGAAGGGCATAACACGCCCCCGCGTCAAGGTTGGCAATGAGTTTGTGACCAAAG GTCAGAACCAAGACCAGTGTGTGTACTCCATCGATGCTCTGGCAAAAGCCACCTATGACCGCATGTTCAAGTGGATGGTGACCCGCATTAATAAGACACTGGACACCGAGATGCAGCGGCAGTTCTTCACAGGAGTGCTGGACGATGCTGGGTTTGAAATCTTTGAG TTCAACAGCTTTGAGCAGCTGTGCATCATCTTCACCAACAAGAAGCTGCAGCAGTTCTTTAACCACCACATGGAGCAGGAAGAGTACAAGTAGGAGGG CTTTGTGGACTTTGGCCTGGACCTGTTGCAGAGG CCTATTGGGATTTTATCCGTCTTGGAGGAGCAGTGTGCGTTTCCAAAAGCAACAGATGCAactttcacagcagctctgtaTGAAAACCACCTGGGCAAGTCCTCCAGCTTCCTCAAGCCAGAAGGGGGGAAGAAA GGCCAAGGCCCACTGATGCACTATGGCGGCACT GTGGGCTACAATATAACAGCGTGGCTGGATAAGAACAAAGACCCCCTGAGTGAGACAGAGGTGGGACTCTTCCAGAAGTCGTCAATGCCCTTGCTGGCCCCTCTCTTCAAAGAAAAGGACACTTCCGGAGGAtccaagaaacagaaaaaagggtCTTCCTTCCAAACCGTCTCCAAATTCTACAGA ctctctctgtctgtagtcccagcctgcttcaaaatggccaccatcgtccctgtacccaaatcctccaccatctcctcattgaacgactggcgacctgtagccctgacccccatcgtgagcaaatgcttcgagaagctggtcagggacttcatccgctctgcactacccgactcactggaccctctacagttcgcataccgccacaacaggtccactgatgatgccatagccctgacactacacactggcctgtcacacctggagaagagagacac GTACTATATCCTCAACACCCACATCATCCTCAAGGGACTTGCTGACAACAAGAAGGCCTCTGAGCTCATCCTAAATTCCATCGGCCTAGATAACATGGAGCCACTCCAAG GATTCTTTTTCCATGCGGGCATCCTGGCAAAGCTGGAGGACATGCGTGATGAGCGGCTGGCAACGATCATAACCATGCTGCAGGCTCAGCTTAGAGGATTTCTGATGAGGATTGAGTTTAAGAAGATGCTGACCC GTAGAATTGCACTGATGGGTATCCAGCACAATGTGAGGAAGTTCCTCCAGTTACGCTGCTGGGGTTAGTGGAAGCTCTACACTAAG GTGAAGCCCCTGCTGATGGTCAGATGTCAGGAAGAGACCTTCAAAGCTAAGGAGGAGCTGAGGGTGGCAGTGGAGAAGGTGAAGGGACTGGAGAGCTAGATTAAAGATCTGGAAAGAAAGCTTGTCACTCTGTCACAAGAGAAGAATGACCTTGCCCTGTCATTGGCTGCA gagcaGGACACAGTGGGTGATGCAGAGGAGCGCTGCACATGGCTGATGCACCAGAAGGTCCAGCTGGAGGAGACTGTGCAG GATCTAAATGAGCgcctggaggaagaagaaggcaACACAGCGTCTCTTCACAACCAGAGAAGGCAGCTGGAGGGGAAACTGCATAAGCTGAGGAGAGACCTGGACTCCCTGGAGTCTACACTGGCCAAGACTGAGAAGGAGAAACAG ACATTTGGACAAATAACCACAAAACCAGgagatttgatgcagaatttgaaggttatgactAAAtgctgg GGACGCAtcgaggagctggaggaggagctggaAGCTGAACGAGCCATGAGAGCCAAGGCACACGGACAGCTTGTATCACAGCTTTACCTAGCAGTTTCATCTTTGAGAGTCTATTTCAGTCCAAAG GTAGAGAAGCAGAGAGCAGAGCTGTCACTAGATCTGGTGGACCTCAGTGACAGACTGGAAGAAGCGGGAGATCTCAACGCCACCGTGAAAGCTGCTCAGAAA ATGAACTCTGAGGCCCACAAAGTGGAGGGCAGCGTGTCGGAGACAAACACTCGCCTGGCTGAGATGGAGCACACTCAGACAGAGCTCAGTGCTGGCAAAATCCATCTGACTGGTGAGAATGCGA CTCTCCATCCAGACTACCTATCCACAGGCTCATAACTCAGCCTGGTGAATGCCCTGCATGATCTCTTGCAGTTAAAGGAGCAGCTGGATGAGGAGTTAGAATCCCGTGGGGAGATCCAGCGTCTTGTGTCCAAGCTCACTGCTGACGTCACCACATGGAGGAGCAAGT GAGACGCCATACGCCGCACcgaggagctggaggagaccAA ACGCAAACTTGCAGTGCATCTCCAGGAGGCTGAGGAGGCAGCAGAGGCGGCTCAGGCCAGAGCTGCCAGCCTGGAAAAGGTCAAGCAGAGGTTGCAGGGAGAGATGGAGGACTTCACTATAGACCTAGAGAAG TCCAATGCGGCAGCTCTGGATAAGAAGCCGGGAGTTTTCGATAAGATGGCAGCCGAGTGGAGCCAGAAGGATGAGGAGCTGCAACTGGAACTGGAGAACAGCCAGATGGAGAGCCGCTCCTACATGATGGAGATCTACATGCTGGAGACGGAAAGCCAGGATCACTTGATGACTGTCTGCAAGGAGAACAAAACCCTCTCAG AGGAGATCAAGGAGTTGA GTCAGCTTGGGGAAGGAGGCCGCAGCGTCCACA CCAAGAAGAACGTGGAGGTGGAGAAAGAGGAGCTGCAGATGACTCTGGAGGAGGCTGAAGCTTCACTGGAAGTTGAGGATGTGCCTTATTTTCccagtgttttaaaaaatattatgatGTTATTTAGAAAGGTTTAA